In Methanocaldococcus sp. FS406-22, the genomic stretch TCCTGGTCTTGATGTAACTTTTGCCAATCCAATCTCTGTTTCAATAATTGCTCCTTTTGTTATAACGTTTCTTCTGACATAGTGGATGTTTGCCTTGTTTTCTCTAACTGTTATTATCTTAACCTTCTTACAAACTCCTGTTTCTGGGTCTAATACGTTAGCGAATCCTGTTCTAACAACCTTAACCTTTAAGTTTCCTCCTCTTGTTCTAACCTTTTTTATTCTAAATGCCTCTTCTGCTACGTGTGTTTCTATAGGTTCTCTACCCATTTCATATTTTCTCTTTTTTCTTGCTAATCTATATAATCCACCTGTTGGCTTTCTTCTACTTTTTCCTTGCCATACACTCATATTAACACCTGTAATAATTGTTTTTAATGTTTTTCAACTGGATTTCTTTCTTATTATTTTGTTATTTCATGTCTTTTGGTTAATTTATTCCAAATACTCCATAAATTCTATAATTTTTTACTTTAAGTTTTGTTTTGTAAAAGAGACACGGGTCAGGCCATGCGAGTCTATGAATAATGAATAAACATACAAGAGATATAAAAACTTAACTATTAACATACCTAAGTTATAAAGTAAAGAAATAAATCTGGTGGGGGAGGGATAATGAGATTATCCAAAGAATTTATAGGTTTGGGGATGATTATAGCTTCTCTTATTTTTAGCTCAACTTTACCAGACATCTACAAAGGTATTGTTATATTGATAGTTGTTGGATGTTTGTGGTTTTTTGAATTACTGCCTCTTCCAGTTACATCCTTAGCAATACCAATCATGGCAGTGTTTTTAGGAATTTTTAATTTAAAAGAGGCTTTAACATACTTTGCCCATCCAATAATATTTTTATTCTTAGGAGGATTTATGCTTGCACAAGCATTAAAAAATCATAATTTAGATAAATTTATTGCCTATAAGCTGTTAAATTATGGAAAGGATTTTAAAACTACTTGCTTTTTAATGTTTTTATCAGCATATTTTTTGTCTATGTGGATTAGTAACACATCTGCCACGTTAATTTTATTACCTATAGCTCTTGGCCTATTACATAAAAAAACTGATAAGTTGAGGGATTTTTTATTGTTAGGAATTGCTTACTCTGCCTCTATAGGTGGGATAGCAACAATTATTGGCTCCCCACCAAATGCCATAGCAAGTAGTTATTTAGATTATGGATTTTTTAGCTGGTTTAAAGCTGGATTTCCAATAAGCTTATTGTTATTTTTAATCTCTACTTTAACATTATATATTTATTTCAAAAACTGGATTCCAAAAGAAGATATTGCTATTCAAGCAAGAGTAGAGCTAAGCACAGATGCTTATAAATTATTAGCTATATTTTTATTGATAGCTTTACTCTGGATAATTAGTGATTATTTAAGTGAAATTTTTAATGTCCAATATTTTGATTCAGTTATTGCTATATTTGCCATAATTTTATTGTTTGTATTTAATTTAGTTAAAGTTGATGATTTTAAGAAAATAGATTGGGGAACTTTGATTTTATTTGGCGGAGCTTTATGTTTAGGAGGAGTTATTGTTAAAAGTGGAGCTAACACATTTTTATCTGAAAAACTTATAGCTATATTAGGTAATTTAAGCCCAATTGCGGTTTTATTTGCAGTAATTACAATAACAATAATTCTAACTAATTTTATAAGCAACACGGGATTGACTGGAATATTAGCCCCAATCCTATTTGGAGCATCTTTGGGAATTCCAAAAGAGATTTTAATATTGGCAATTGGTATATCAGCATCATGTTCTTTTATTTTACCTGTTGGAACACCACCTAATGCTATTGTATATGGTGAAGGTGTCAAAAAAGAAGAGATGATGAAAGTTGGAGCGGTTTTATCAATACTCTCTGCAACTGTAATAACTTTGTATTTTCTTCTCTATATATAAACCGTTATAATAAAGCAATTATTCATTTGAATAATAGGAGAATATCTCGTCATATATCTTCAATGCTTTATCTAACTCTCCTAGTTTTTCATATGCTATAGCTTTACCAAGTCGGGCTCCCAAATGAAATGGATTTCTCTCTAAAACTTTATCAAATGCGTCAATTGCCTCTTTAAACTCCTTTAATCTTAAATGAACAAGGCCTAGGTTAAATAAAACCCCTACGTCATCAGGTCTAATTTCCGAGGCTCTTTTTAATGTTATTATCGCTTCTGAAAGCTTATTTAATGAAATTAGTATCTGGGCTTTCTTTATAAGGGCCAATAGAAAGTCAGGTTTTATTTCCAGAGCTTTATTTAAACAGTTTAATGCCTCTTCAAGTTCTCCCAATTTATGTAAAACTAAAGCTTTACCGTAAAAAGCTGTAATATTTGGAGTAATTTCTAACACTTTGTTGTAACATTCTAATGCATCTTCATATCTCCCAAGCTTTCTAAGAATTTCCGCCTTTCTAAGCCATGCTGGGACTAAAAATGGGTTAATCTTTAAAATTTCATCATATTCTTTTAAACTCTTATCTATCACATTTAGATGTTCATAAACATGAGCTTTCAAATATTTCACAATAGCATTATTGGGATTTGACTCTAATGCTTCATCTAATAATTTCAATGCGTTTTCAAAGTCACCAGTTATACTCAGTAAAAGCCCTTTTAGAAAATTAGTAATAGGATGGTCTGGAGGTACTTTTAATATATCCTCCAATACTTCTATAGATTCATCAATTTTGTTCAATGCCTTAGACATTAGTTCATTATTATTTTCCTGATTTATTAGATTATTCATATCGTTTCCATTTTTAGATTTACTCATGAACCTCCCCACACAGTAAATTTTTATAGTAACAGTAAATTCTTAGATTGTTTAATGTAAATGCGTATTCTTACCATTATATATTTAGCTATGTTCAATTATATAAAACTTAAGTTTTATTTAACTAAACATTGAAAATTGGTAAAATTGGTGATATCAATGGAAAAAAAGCCATATGTTATATCTAACGTAGGCATGACCTTAGATGGGAAGTTAGCAACTATAAATAACGACTCAAGAATTTCATGTGAAGAGGATTTAATAAGGGTTCATAAAATTAGGGCAAATGTTGATGGAATTATGGTTGGTATTGGGACTGTTTTAAAGGACAACCCAAGATTAACAGTCCATAAGATTAAAAGTGATAGAAATCCTGTTAGAATAGTTGTTGATAGTAAGCTAAGAGTTCCACTAAATGCAAGAGTTTTAAATAAAGATGCTAAAACCATTATCGCAACAACAGAAGATGGTGATGAAGAGAAAGAAAAGAAAATAAAAATCTTAGAGGATATGGGCATAGAGGTTGTTAAATGTGGTAGAGGAAAGGTAGATTTAAAAAAATTGATGGAGATTTTATATGATAAGGGAATAAAAAGCATCTTATTGGAAGGAGGAGGAACTTTAAATTGGGGGATGTTTAAAGAGGGTTTAGTTGATGAAGTCTCTGTTTATATAGCTCCAAAAATATTTGGTGGGAAAGATACCCCTACATATGTAGATGGAGAAGGGTTTAAAACAGTTGATGAGTGTGTTAAATTAGAATTAAAAAACTTTTATAGGTTGGGAGAAGGAATTGTGTTGGAATTTAAGGTAAAGAAATAATCATAATGTTTAAATAATATTAGGTATAACACTACATTATAAGGATTATACATTAACGTAATATCAAAGGATATTTTGCAATACAATTAGCTAAAACTTTTAAGGGAACATTATGAGCTCAGTTATCAAAAAAATAGAACATATAGAAATTGAATTACATAAATTAAAAGCGGAACTTATGCCTGAGGAGATTCCAGAAGATGAAGGATTTAAAAAATATTCTGAAGAGGAGTTAAATAGCTTTTATGATGAGTTAAAAAAGCCAGAATTTTGGGGAACTGAAGAAGAACTCTTTAAATTATTAAACGATGATGAAGAATAACTCTTTTAACAAAAATAAAAATAGAAATATAGAATTTATTTTTTATATACTTTTTCTCTTCTTTCCAAATCAATTAGGTATATGGTTTTACTTTCAAAATCAATCGCATATCTTAATCTAAAATCACCAAATCTTACTCTGAATTGGGGAGGATGTCTGCCTTTTAATTTCTTTATATCAAAAGTATCAGGAAAGGGATTGTATTTTAGGATATTGAGGAACTCTCTCAATTTCTTTTTATTTGACTTTGGAAGAAATTCTATGGCTTTTAGCACTTTCTTTGAAGGTTTTATGGAATATATTTTTCCACCTCGCGCCCTGGTGTTACCATACCTCTGGAAATATTACCAGGGCGACTATTCTCAAACAACAGAGGGGGATAAATTCCCCAATAGCATTTTTATGATAATTTCGTATATTTATAATTTTTGGGATAACATGCTTCCAAACAAAAAAGCACTGGAGATTATTAGAAAGTATATGAAAATCTACAATGGAAAGAATGAAGAAGATATTAAAGAAGATTTGATTAAGAGGCTAAAGGAAGAAAATGTCTTAGTAGAAACTGAGGATGGAACTTACACTTTAAAGGCAGAAGATGAAGAGGAGATGATGCATTCAAAGGTCGGGGCTTTAAAGGAAGCGATTTATAAGTTTGCTAAACCATCAAAAATTGAAAACTTAAAAAACCCGAGAATTTTAGATTTATGTAGTGGTATGGGATACAATGCTATAGCTGCTTTGCATTATAATAAAAATGCAGAGATTGATATGGTTGAGATTTGCGAAGAAGCTTTATTTTTAACTTTATTTTTAGATATCCCATATAAAGAGCATGAGATTATAAAAGATAAGGTTAGAGAGTATTTTTTAAACAAAATTGGCATTGAATATAAGTCAGATTATGATAATATCAATTTATATGTTGGAGATGCGAGAAAATTTATAATAAAGAGTGATAAAAAATACAATGTAGTTTTTCACGATGCATTTTCACCAAAGAGAGACCCTACCCTCTATACTTACGATTTTTTGAAAGAAATTTATAAAAGAATGGAAGATAATGGAGTTTTGATATCTTACTCTTCAGCAATTCCTTTTAGAAGTGCTTTGGTTGATTGTGGTTTTGTAATTTCAGAAAAAGAGAGTGTTGGGAGAAAAAGAGGGATAACCTTAGCTTACAAAAACCCAAATTTTAAACCAAATAGAATTAATGAGGTTGATGAGAGAGTTATAGCTTTATCAGTTATAGCCCTACCTTATAGGGATGAAACATTAAGTTTAACTAAAGATAAAATAATAGATGATAGAGAGAAAAGAAGAGAAAAGTTAAAAGAAAAATTAATTAAGATAGGAAAATACCTATCAACAAAACAGATAAAAAAAGGAAATATTCCAGAAGAGGTTTTAAAAATTCAAAAAGAAGATTTGAACTCATCAGAAATAATTAAAAAGATGAGATTAAAGTTTTTCTCGAATATGGGCGATAAAATATTTATTGAGATGTCCAAATTTTAATTTACGCCTCTAAGCATTAGCAAAGAGGCATTAGTTTTTGATAAAACAGAAAGCCTGCTTTCTGGCTACAAATCCGTAGGATTTGTTCAACTTTTACTAAAAGTTTCATGCAAACCTTTTTATACTATAAACTCATAGTTGTTGAGGATGCTAAAATCTCTTTTTTAGCATCTTTAAAAATGAATTTTATTAGGAAGTGGAATATATGAATTTTAATGAATTAAATTTGTCAGATAATATCCTAAATGCCATTAAGAATAAAGGTTTTGAAAAGCCAACAGACATACAGATGAAGGTTATTCCGTTATTTTTAAATGATAAAGGGAATATTGTAGCTCAAGCAAGAACTGGGAGTGGAAAAACTGCAGCGTTTGCAATTCCATTAATTGAGCTCGTTAATGAAAACAATGGAATAGAGGCAATTATCTTAACTCCAACAAGGGAATTAGCTATACAAGTGGCTGATGAAATAGAGTCATTAAAAGGCAATAAAAATTTAAAGATAGCTAAAATTTATGGAGGAAAAGCCATTTATCCACAAATTAAAGCTTTAAAAAATGCGAATATAGTTGTTGGAACTCCAGGAAGAATTTTAGACCACATAAACAGAG encodes the following:
- a CDS encoding DASS family sodium-coupled anion symporter, producing the protein MRLSKEFIGLGMIIASLIFSSTLPDIYKGIVILIVVGCLWFFELLPLPVTSLAIPIMAVFLGIFNLKEALTYFAHPIIFLFLGGFMLAQALKNHNLDKFIAYKLLNYGKDFKTTCFLMFLSAYFLSMWISNTSATLILLPIALGLLHKKTDKLRDFLLLGIAYSASIGGIATIIGSPPNAIASSYLDYGFFSWFKAGFPISLLLFLISTLTLYIYFKNWIPKEDIAIQARVELSTDAYKLLAIFLLIALLWIISDYLSEIFNVQYFDSVIAIFAIILLFVFNLVKVDDFKKIDWGTLILFGGALCLGGVIVKSGANTFLSEKLIAILGNLSPIAVLFAVITITIILTNFISNTGLTGILAPILFGASLGIPKEILILAIGISASCSFILPVGTPPNAIVYGEGVKKEEMMKVGAVLSILSATVITLYFLLYI
- a CDS encoding tRNA (5-methylaminomethyl-2-thiouridine)(34)-methyltransferase MnmD, translating into MLPNKKALEIIRKYMKIYNGKNEEDIKEDLIKRLKEENVLVETEDGTYTLKAEDEEEMMHSKVGALKEAIYKFAKPSKIENLKNPRILDLCSGMGYNAIAALHYNKNAEIDMVEICEEALFLTLFLDIPYKEHEIIKDKVREYFLNKIGIEYKSDYDNINLYVGDARKFIIKSDKKYNVVFHDAFSPKRDPTLYTYDFLKEIYKRMEDNGVLISYSSAIPFRSALVDCGFVISEKESVGRKRGITLAYKNPNFKPNRINEVDERVIALSVIALPYRDETLSLTKDKIIDDREKRREKLKEKLIKIGKYLSTKQIKKGNIPEEVLKIQKEDLNSSEIIKKMRLKFFSNMGDKIFIEMSKF
- a CDS encoding 30S ribosomal protein S8e, translating into MSVWQGKSRRKPTGGLYRLARKKRKYEMGREPIETHVAEEAFRIKKVRTRGGNLKVKVVRTGFANVLDPETGVCKKVKIITVRENKANIHYVRRNVITKGAIIETEIGLAKVTSRPGQDGTVNAVLIKE
- a CDS encoding 2,5-diamino-6-(ribosylamino)-4(3H)-pyrimidinone 5'-phosphate reductase; the protein is MEKKPYVISNVGMTLDGKLATINNDSRISCEEDLIRVHKIRANVDGIMVGIGTVLKDNPRLTVHKIKSDRNPVRIVVDSKLRVPLNARVLNKDAKTIIATTEDGDEEKEKKIKILEDMGIEVVKCGRGKVDLKKLMEILYDKGIKSILLEGGGTLNWGMFKEGLVDEVSVYIAPKIFGGKDTPTYVDGEGFKTVDECVKLELKNFYRLGEGIVLEFKVKK
- a CDS encoding lipopolysaccharide assembly protein LapB, which translates into the protein MSKSKNGNDMNNLINQENNNELMSKALNKIDESIEVLEDILKVPPDHPITNFLKGLLLSITGDFENALKLLDEALESNPNNAIVKYLKAHVYEHLNVIDKSLKEYDEILKINPFLVPAWLRKAEILRKLGRYEDALECYNKVLEITPNITAFYGKALVLHKLGELEEALNCLNKALEIKPDFLLALIKKAQILISLNKLSEAIITLKRASEIRPDDVGVLFNLGLVHLRLKEFKEAIDAFDKVLERNPFHLGARLGKAIAYEKLGELDKALKIYDEIFSYYSNE